One Candidatus Limnocylindria bacterium DNA segment encodes these proteins:
- a CDS encoding glycosyl transferase family 2, giving the protein MPDDQLTLDEQLKGGITKIGSADVVVGIPSFRNAATIGFVASTAAKGLREHFRGARVAIVNADGGSQDGTPDRVVDGAAGVPVAVGSYIGPPGKGSAFRAIFTAVGMLGARACAVVDSDLRSITPEWIGRLLTPITSGDADYMTPLYARHKHDGTITNSVAYPLTRALYGLRVRQPIGGEFGFRADLARAYLDRPVWDTDVARFGIDIFMTTTAIARGARVAQAFLGAKVHDPKDPAADLGPMFTQVVGTLFRMAAENEAMWSKVQGSKDVPLIGEVIPVEPEAVPAVAARLREKYEAGAKEQMAVWREILGDNLPHQRLDVETWAGVVFRFLDAALVRPQDSERLAKALLPLYQLRTATFIEDVADMTTAQSEAVIEDGARSMEEEKLRFMERRSQAKARSTSTA; this is encoded by the coding sequence ATGCCTGACGATCAGCTGACACTCGACGAACAGCTCAAGGGCGGGATCACGAAGATCGGCTCGGCCGATGTCGTCGTGGGGATCCCGAGCTTCCGCAATGCGGCGACGATCGGATTCGTCGCGTCGACCGCGGCGAAGGGACTGCGCGAGCATTTCCGCGGCGCGCGCGTCGCGATCGTGAACGCGGACGGCGGCTCGCAGGACGGCACGCCCGATCGCGTCGTGGACGGGGCGGCCGGCGTGCCCGTGGCGGTGGGCAGTTACATCGGACCGCCGGGCAAGGGCTCCGCGTTCCGCGCGATCTTCACCGCGGTCGGCATGCTCGGCGCACGGGCGTGCGCTGTCGTCGACAGCGACCTGCGCAGCATCACTCCCGAGTGGATCGGGCGGCTCCTGACCCCCATCACGAGCGGCGACGCCGACTACATGACTCCGCTCTACGCACGGCACAAGCACGACGGAACGATCACGAACTCGGTCGCCTATCCACTCACTCGCGCGCTGTACGGACTCCGCGTGCGCCAGCCGATCGGCGGCGAGTTCGGGTTCCGCGCCGACCTCGCGCGCGCGTATCTGGACCGGCCCGTATGGGACACGGACGTTGCGCGTTTTGGGATCGACATCTTCATGACCACGACCGCGATCGCGCGCGGCGCGCGCGTCGCACAGGCGTTCCTCGGCGCGAAGGTGCACGACCCGAAGGACCCGGCGGCCGACCTCGGCCCGATGTTCACGCAGGTCGTCGGGACGCTCTTCCGCATGGCCGCCGAGAACGAAGCGATGTGGTCAAAGGTGCAGGGCTCGAAGGACGTTCCGCTCATCGGCGAGGTGATCCCGGTCGAACCCGAGGCGGTGCCGGCGGTCGCCGCTCGTCTACGCGAGAAGTACGAGGCCGGAGCGAAGGAGCAGATGGCCGTCTGGCGCGAGATCCTCGGCGACAACCTTCCGCATCAACGGCTCGATGTAGAAACGTGGGCCGGCGTCGTGTTCCGCTTTCTTGACGCCGCGCTGGTGCGTCCGCAAGACAGCGAGCGCCTCGCGAAAGCGTTGCTGCCTCTTTATCAGCTGCGCACAGCAACATTCATCGAGGACGTGGCCGATATGACCACGGCGCAATCCGAGGCCGTCATCGAAGACGGGGCGCGCTCGATGGAGGAGGAGAAGCTCCGATTCATGGAGAGACGCAGCCAGGCGAAAGCCAGGAGCACGTCCACCGCGTGA
- a CDS encoding DedA family protein — MLEALDAIVLPFLESLYERFGYVGVVIAMTIESCAIPVPSELILPFAGWSVSRGLVEPLTSSPWSYWGAVLAGVLGNTLGSLASYAIGAYGGRPLVERYGRYVLISAHDLELAERWFARFGEATVFFSRMLPIVRTFISVPAGIARMPLWRFTLFSILGAIPWVMLLVWGGMQLGDHWLELKQSLKGLDYLVAALIALGVGFFVWRHVRR, encoded by the coding sequence GTGCTCGAAGCGCTCGACGCGATCGTTCTGCCCTTTCTCGAATCGCTCTACGAGCGGTTCGGCTACGTCGGTGTCGTCATCGCGATGACCATCGAGAGCTGTGCGATCCCCGTGCCATCTGAGCTGATCCTTCCGTTCGCCGGTTGGAGCGTGTCGCGCGGACTCGTCGAGCCACTCACGTCGTCGCCGTGGAGCTACTGGGGCGCCGTGCTCGCTGGGGTGCTTGGCAATACGCTCGGGTCGCTCGCCAGCTACGCGATCGGAGCATATGGTGGCCGCCCCCTGGTCGAGAGATACGGCAGATACGTGCTCATCAGCGCTCACGATCTCGAGCTCGCGGAGCGCTGGTTCGCGCGCTTCGGCGAGGCGACGGTGTTCTTCTCGCGCATGCTGCCGATCGTGCGCACCTTCATCTCGGTGCCCGCGGGTATCGCGCGCATGCCGCTGTGGCGCTTCACGTTGTTCTCGATCCTCGGCGCCATCCCCTGGGTGATGCTGCTGGTCTGGGGCGGGATGCAGCTCGGTGATCACTGGCTCGAGCTGAAGCAGTCGCTCAAAGGACTGGACTATCTCGTCGCTGCCCTCATCGCCCTGGGCGTTGGCTTCTTCGTGTGGCGGCACGTGCGCCGCTGA
- a CDS encoding glycogen debranching N-terminal domain-containing protein produces the protein MSVSLKEDALVLITENDGSLTLGSASPFGLYYHDTQFLSGYALRVNGSPPILLSANTEQNYVATFQLMRAEGATIGTARHTAGALSIRRTRFLADGMRERIGVLNANPQPVHVALELEFEASFRDMFAVRGYREVAATPHEIKRGTREGGIVFERVGRDAVRRTTDITMRPAPDRIEGNVFHIERDLPPQGVLTIELIVIPREDGAGAAPSPDRFDDAIDALNARYRRFLRGCARYTTSSETLDEGLITRSALDLRALMEFHDSGPYPTAGIPWYAVPFGRDGLICAYQTLGWNPDVARGTLRLLAKYQGQKVDDFSEEEPGKIFHELRRGELARLGEIPHRPYYGSVDATPLFALLVAETVKWTADRELWRELLPAAERALTWCDTYGDADRDGYVEYGSRAERRNADRLHSQGWKDSPQSLSEPDGTWSKLPAALVEVQAYLYAAKMGLADLYALDGDAARADRLRGEARELRERFERDFWMPDQGCYAQALDGDKEQVRAVTSNAGHALWGGIASPDHAAAVVRRLMTPDMYTGWGIRTLASTYPTYNPMSYHNGSVWPHDNSLIAQGFARYGFREEAAEITSALIEAGRRFPDARLPELFCGFQRDLRFASRPADYLVSCIPQAWSAGMVFLCMRTLLGLTPDLATQQLLIDPALPPWLELIDVRDMQIFGERVTFRVRRGAKGDHVAGGQGRLSQTRMAAPA, from the coding sequence GTGAGCGTTTCGCTCAAAGAGGACGCCCTCGTCCTCATCACGGAGAACGATGGCTCGCTGACGCTCGGGAGCGCGAGTCCGTTCGGGCTCTACTACCACGACACCCAGTTCCTCTCGGGATACGCGCTGCGCGTGAACGGGTCACCGCCGATCCTGCTCTCGGCGAACACGGAGCAGAACTACGTCGCGACGTTCCAGCTCATGCGCGCGGAGGGAGCGACGATCGGCACCGCGCGCCACACGGCTGGAGCGCTCTCCATCCGGCGAACGCGTTTCCTCGCGGACGGCATGCGCGAGCGCATCGGGGTGCTCAACGCGAACCCCCAACCGGTGCACGTCGCGCTCGAGCTCGAGTTCGAGGCATCGTTCCGCGACATGTTCGCAGTGCGTGGGTACCGCGAGGTCGCCGCGACACCGCACGAGATCAAGCGGGGCACCCGCGAGGGCGGCATCGTCTTCGAGCGCGTCGGCCGCGACGCGGTGCGACGCACGACGGACATCACGATGCGCCCGGCGCCCGATCGCATCGAGGGCAACGTCTTCCACATCGAGCGCGATCTGCCGCCACAGGGCGTGCTCACGATCGAGCTCATCGTGATCCCGCGCGAGGACGGCGCGGGCGCCGCGCCCTCGCCGGATCGCTTCGACGACGCCATCGACGCGCTCAACGCCCGTTATCGCCGCTTCCTTCGCGGCTGTGCTCGCTACACGACGAGCTCCGAGACGCTCGACGAGGGCCTCATCACGCGCAGCGCTCTCGATCTGCGCGCGCTCATGGAGTTCCACGACAGCGGCCCGTACCCGACCGCGGGCATCCCCTGGTACGCGGTACCGTTCGGGCGCGACGGACTCATCTGCGCGTACCAGACGCTCGGCTGGAATCCCGACGTCGCGCGCGGCACGCTCCGGCTCCTCGCGAAGTACCAGGGCCAGAAGGTCGACGACTTCTCGGAGGAAGAGCCGGGAAAGATCTTCCACGAGCTGCGCCGCGGCGAGCTCGCGCGACTCGGAGAGATCCCACATCGTCCGTACTACGGATCCGTCGACGCGACGCCGCTCTTCGCGCTCCTCGTCGCCGAGACCGTGAAGTGGACGGCGGACCGCGAGCTCTGGCGCGAGCTGCTGCCCGCGGCGGAGCGCGCGCTCACGTGGTGCGACACGTACGGCGATGCCGATCGCGATGGGTACGTCGAATACGGGTCGCGCGCGGAGCGCCGCAACGCGGATCGACTGCACAGTCAGGGCTGGAAGGATTCGCCCCAGTCCCTCTCCGAACCCGACGGGACGTGGTCGAAGCTCCCCGCCGCGCTCGTCGAGGTCCAGGCGTATCTGTACGCCGCGAAGATGGGGCTCGCCGACCTTTACGCGCTCGACGGCGACGCGGCGCGCGCGGACCGACTCCGCGGCGAGGCGCGCGAGCTGCGCGAGCGCTTCGAACGCGACTTCTGGATGCCGGACCAGGGGTGCTACGCGCAGGCGCTCGACGGCGACAAGGAGCAGGTGCGCGCCGTGACGAGCAACGCGGGACACGCGCTGTGGGGCGGCATCGCGAGTCCGGATCACGCTGCGGCGGTCGTGCGCCGGCTCATGACGCCGGACATGTACACCGGCTGGGGCATCCGCACGCTCGCGAGCACGTATCCGACGTACAACCCGATGAGCTATCACAACGGCTCCGTCTGGCCGCACGACAACTCGCTCATCGCGCAGGGCTTCGCGCGGTACGGCTTCCGCGAGGAAGCGGCGGAGATCACGAGCGCGCTCATCGAGGCCGGTCGACGCTTCCCGGATGCGCGGTTGCCCGAGCTCTTCTGTGGCTTCCAGCGCGACCTCCGCTTCGCGTCGCGCCCGGCGGACTACCTCGTCTCGTGCATCCCGCAGGCGTGGTCGGCAGGCATGGTCTTCCTCTGCATGCGCACCCTCCTCGGGCTGACGCCTGACCTAGCGACGCAGCAGCTGCTCATCGATCCGGCGCTGCCGCCGTGGTTGGAGCTCATCGACGTCCGCGACATGCAGATCTTCGGCGAGCGCGTGACGTTCCGCGTACGTCGCGGCGCGAAGGGCGACCACGTCGCCGGCGGCCAGGGCCGCCTCTCGCAGACGAGGATGGCCGCTCCCGCGTGA